ATGACTTCCAATACCCACACCAGCGGAACAGACAGGCTCGCAGAGGCGAATAGAATGGTGGGGGCCAAATACGTAATTAATATACAAGGCGATGAACCGCTGGTCACTGCCGATCAAATTCGGAAGTTAGCTTCAAAAGTTCAAGGCGGTGCCACGATGGCCACTCTAGCTACCGTGTTTCTTAAGCCAGAAGATTTTAAAGACCCCAATCAGGTGAAGGTTGTCATTGGTAAGGACCAGAATGCCCTCTATTTTTCAAGAGCCCCTCTACCCTACTTTAGAGATGAGGACGGTTCTCCTTCAGAAGACAGCCTGGCTCACCACCTCTGTTACCTACATCTCGGAATGTATGCGTATGAGGCGGAATTCCTGGAAACATTTGCAGCTCTTCCGCCAGGGCGCTTGGAACAGCTAGAAAAGTTAGAACAACTTAGGGTACTGGAAAACGGCTACCCGATTGCAGTAGGTATGACCTCCGATCCGTCGGTGGGCGTCGATACCCTAGAAGATGC
This genomic stretch from Opitutia bacterium ISCC 52 harbors:
- the kdsB gene encoding 3-deoxy-manno-octulosonate cytidylyltransferase; amino-acid sequence: MTQDSQTAIIVPARLASTRFPQKLLHQIKGKSLLIHVAERIRSEIPEFPLIFAVDDERLQKELSQAGFESLMTSNTHTSGTDRLAEANRMVGAKYVINIQGDEPLVTADQIRKLASKVQGGATMATLATVFLKPEDFKDPNQVKVVIGKDQNALYFSRAPLPYFRDEDGSPSEDSLAHHLCYLHLGMYAYEAEFLETFAALPPGRLEQLEKLEQLRVLENGYPIAVGMTSDPSVGVDTLEDAERFGALI